The proteins below come from a single Methanococcoides sp. AM1 genomic window:
- a CDS encoding ferredoxin-thioredoxin reductase catalytic domain-containing protein — protein MKFEGELEEEFYQRSKKNAEATGYKLNSDYDVITTAVKGICNNKREFGEWYCFCQKRSGDVEKDKKIICPCAARSRDVETRGACRCGLYMK, from the coding sequence ATGAAATTTGAAGGCGAACTTGAAGAAGAATTCTACCAGAGATCAAAGAAGAATGCAGAAGCAACCGGGTACAAACTTAATTCTGACTATGATGTCATTACAACTGCTGTAAAGGGCATCTGCAACAACAAGCGTGAATTTGGTGAATGGTATTGCTTCTGTCAGAAAAGGTCTGGTGATGTCGAAAAGGATAAGAAGATCATCTGTCCATGCGCTGCCCGCAGCCGGGATGTAGAGACACGCGGTGCATGTCGCTGTGGCCTGTACATGAAATAA